In a single window of the Pocillopora verrucosa isolate sample1 chromosome 4, ASM3666991v2, whole genome shotgun sequence genome:
- the LOC131774950 gene encoding peroxiredoxin-6-like, with the protein MVNLGDVFPDFKVDTSKGTIQFHTFIEGTWAILFSHPADYTPVCTTELGRAAALTSEFEKRGVKLIALSCDGVESHKGWIKDIQGYNGLSGDFPYPIIADEKRELAVKLGMIDPDEKDAQGLPLTARAVFIIGPDKRLKLSLLYPATTGRNFDEILRVIDSLQLTATKKVATPADWKTGGNCMVLPTVKSEDVPKLFPKGVTVKDVPSGKGYMRITPQPE; encoded by the exons ATGGTGAATCTTGGAGATGTGTTCCCCGACTTCAAAGTCGACACAAGCAAAGGAACTATCCAATTCCACACATTTATAGAGGGCAC GTGGGCTATCCTGTTCTCACATCCCGCAGACTACACACCTGTATGTACCACTGAGTTGGGACGTGCTGCTGCTTTAACCTCCGAGTTTGAAAAACGCGGTGTTAAACTTATTGCCTTGTCATGTGATGGAGTTGAGTCCCACAAAGGTTGGATCAAAGACATACAAGGTTACAACGGGCTTAGTGGGGATTTTCCTTATCCTATCATTGCTGATGAAAAGCGTGAACTTGCCGTCAAACTTGGCATGATTGATCCAGATGAGAAGGATGCTCAAGGTCTGCCTCTGACTGCCCGCGCT GTGTTCATCATTGGACCAGACAAGAGGCTCAAGTTGTCTCTTCTTTACCCAGCTACCACTGGACGTAACTTTGA tgAAATTCTGCGTGTGATAGACTCATTGCAGTTGACTGCCACAAAGAAAGTTGCTACTCCAGCTGATTGGAAG ACTGGTGGAAATTGTATGGTTCTTCCTACTGTTAAATCAGAAGATGTGCCTAAACTATTTCCAAAAGGTGTTACAGTCAAGGATGTGCCATCAGGCAAAGGATACATGCGTATCACCCCTCAGCCAGAGTGA
- the LOC131774991 gene encoding trace amine-associated receptor 9-like gives MVLNDTETWTNSTTVVNQESSLYACPKSPDLTFDLDATTFPWILVSVKSFACLSISFLNSLVFTAVRVRKELSKHSYVLLSSLAGADFLVGTLTMPFSASLDVLLAIRRVTYFCTLDIVNVYLMYCASWCALYHMTAIAWERFVAITKTVLYPVKVTRGRLRTLATVVWMGAILTTLPPFGLEAAGLDLMFVEMWIFFASICGAVSLIATGYFYVKIYIEVRKRKINQITQVTVLAQAKLETKVAKTAALLTLALVISFVPGIVVSSSPTLRTSTSIRVSELIMQMGSIVNPLLYCYRDRRFRNALLEMLRMKKPQVI, from the coding sequence ATGGTTTTGAACGATACAGAAACGTGGACGAATTCCACTACCGTGGTGAACCAAGAAAGCTCATTGTATGCTTGCCCCAAATCACCAGACTTGACGTTTGATCTGGATGCAACCACCTTCCCTTGGATTTTAGTGAGTGTCAAATCGTTCGCTTGTCTTTcgatttcttttctcaactcACTTGTATTCACAGCGGTGAGAGTAAGAAAGGAGCTGTCCAAACATTCCTACGTGCTGTTGTCCAGCTTAGCCGGTGCAGACTTCCTGGTGGGAACTCTCACGATGCCCTTCTCCGCTAGTCTCGATGTATTGCTCGCCATCCGTAGAGTGACATACTTCTGCACGTTAGACATTGTCAATGTGTACTTGATGTACTGCGCCTCCTGGTGTGCACTTTATCACATGACAGCGATTGCTTGGGAGAGGTTCGTAGCCATAACAAAGACAGTGCTCTACCCAGTGAAAGTTACAAGAGGCCGCCTTAGAACGCTGGCCACAGTAGTTTGGATGGGGGCAATATTGACGACTTTACCGCCCTTTGGGTTGGAAGCTGCTGGTTTGGACCTCATGTTCGTTGAAATGTGGATATTTTTCGCGAGCATCTGCGGTGCAGTTTCCTTAATAGCAACCGGCTATTTTTACGTCAAGATATACATCGAAGTGCGCAAACGCAAGATCAACCAAATAACTCAAGTGACAGTTCTGGCTCAAGCAAAGCTCGAGACCAAAGTTGCCAAGACAGCCGCCTTGTTAACCCTCGCTTTGGTAATTTCGTTCGTACCAGGTATAGTTGTCAGCAGTTCCCCAACCCTACGCACAAGCACTAGCATTCGAGTGTCAGAACTTATTATGCAGATGGGCTCTATCGTGAATCCGCTGCTATATTGCTACAGAGACCGTCGCTTTAGAAACGCCTTGCTGGAGATGTTAAGGATGAAAAAGCCGCAAGTTATCTAG
- the LOC131774976 gene encoding LOW QUALITY PROTEIN: peroxiredoxin-6 (The sequence of the model RefSeq protein was modified relative to this genomic sequence to represent the inferred CDS: deleted 1 base in 1 codon) has protein sequence MVNLGEIFPDFHVRTSEGELDFHKFIEGSWAILFAHPADYTPVCTTELGCLVGMIPEFTKRGVKLIALSCDDVDTHKGWMEDIKAFIKTRPNGLPYPIIADQGRELAVKLGMVDPDEKDAQGMPLTCRAVFVIGPDKKLKLSFLYPASCGRNLHELLRVIDSLQLTATKQVATPADWEPGKDCMVLPTVKDEDLEKLFPKGVKVREMPSGKGYMRYTPHEQTE, from the exons ATGGTGAACCTAGGGGAGATTTTTCCTGATTTCCATGTCCGCACCAGTGAAGGCGAGCTTGATTTCCACAAATTTATCGAAGGATC ATGGGCCATTTTATTCGCTCACCCCGCCGACTACACACCCGTGTGTACCACTGAGTTGGGCTGCTTGGTTGGAATGATCCCAGAATTCACCAAGCGCGGTGTAAAGCTCATTGCTTTGTCATGTGATGATGTTGACACACACAAGGGATGGATGGAAGATATCAAGGCCTTCATCAAGACCAGACCTAATGGACTT CCTTATCCGATTATTGCCGACCAAGGGCGTGAACTGGCTGTGAAACTGGGAATGGTCGATCCTGACGAAAAGGATGCTCAAGGAATGCCACTTACTTGCCGTGCG GTGTTCGTCATCGGACCAGACAAGAAACTTAAGTTGTCATTCCTGTATCCCGCCTCGTGTGGACGGAACTTGCA TGAACTATTACGTGTGATAGACTCATTGCAGTTGACTGCCACAAAACAAGTGGCCACTCCTGCAGACTGGGAG CCTGGCAAAGATTGTATGGTTCTTCCCACGGTGAAAGATGAAGATCTTGAGAAACTATTTCCAAAGGGTGTCAAAGTCAGAGAAATGCCCTCAGGTAAAGGGTACATGCGGTACACTCCTCATGAACAAACAGAGTAG